The genomic stretch TGATGCACAGCTGCCCGGAATATGTGCAGATTTATTCTTCTCAAAGAAGTACGAGCCACTATGCGGTACAATCTGTATGATATTCAGCAGACTGATCAGTCGCGCAAGAGCAGTATGCAGGTGATCCGCAAACTCGCTCCCCTTGTTGGCGATGAAAAAAACAGGCTGATCCTTGCCTGGATAACTATGCTGCTGAACGCGGCGCTTACTCTTGTGGCTCCTTTGTTAATCGGATATACCATTGACCATGAAATTCAGCAACATCACATGCATGGCGTATGGGTAAAAGGTCTGATATTGCTGGGCATGTATATCCTGGCCTGGATATGTAACTATCTGCAAACGCTTCTGATGGGTGTGGTTGGCCAGGAAGTACTGTATAAACTTCGCAATCAGATATTTCATAAACTTCAGGAATTGCCTTTGGCATTTTTTCATCAAAACCAATCCGGAGATCTTATTTCGCGTATCAACAGTGATACGGATAAAATCAATCAATTTATTTCCCAATCGCTGATGCGTTTTATCGGGTTGATTGTTACCATGGTGGGTGCTGGCATTTTTTTGATCTCTGTGCATCCTTCGCTGGGGTTGGCTGCGCTGGCACCGGCAGTAGGTATTTTTATATTTACCCATTTTACATCACAATGGGTAAAAAACAAAAATGCATACAGCCTGAAAACTACCGGTGGCATGAGTGCCGAAATTCAGGAAAGCCTGCATAATTTTAAAACTATCATTGCTTTTAACCGACGTGATTATTTCCGCAATCGTTTCGAAATCGTAAATCAGCAGAATTACCAGGCTGCCATACAGGCCGGCGTAGCCAACAATCTGCTGATGCCGGTGTATAGTTTGTTTGCCAATATTGCTCAGCTCATTGTGCTGGCTTTTGGTATTTACCTTATTGCAACAGCTCATTTCACCGTAGGCTTGCTTATCAGTTTTTTGGTGTATGTAAATCGCTTTTACAGTCCGCTTCAGCAAATAGCTGCATTATGGTCCGGATTTCAAACGGCCCTGGCCGGTTGGGATCGCATATCCTATATTCTTTCGCTTGAATCTGATCTGGTTGTGATACCCGCTACACACAGAGTTGAAACAGACTATCAATTGATTTTTGATAAGGTAAGTTTTAGTTATGATGGAAAAAATGAAATCCTGCACGAAGTAAGTTTTCAGCTTCAGAAAGGCAAAACCTATGCTTTTATCGGCCCGACAGGCGGAGGAAAAACTACCATTGCATCGCTGATAGCCCGTTTGTATGATCCGGTTTCAGGTACAATATACTTGGATGGACAGGATCTTCGCAGCTATACTTCTGAAATTCGCACCAGAAAAATAGGTTTTATTCTGCAAGATCCTTTTTTATTTACAGGAACCATCCGGGAAAATATCCTGTATGGCAATGATAAATATCCACATTATACAGAGAAGGAACTCATGCGTCTCCTGGAGAAATATGGACTGGATGTATTGCTTGAAAAATTTGATGAAGGTTTGCAAACACGTATCACAGCCACGGGAAATGTTTTAAGCTTGGGACAAAAACAACTTATTGCTTTTATCCGCGCTGTGCTGCGGCATCCGGAAATCCTGATTCTGGATGAAGCAACAGCCAACATTGATACCGTTACTGAAAAACAACTGGAAGATATTTTAAACAAACTTCCTGAAACCACTACCCGCATTCTCATCGCCCATCGGCTCAATACCATTGAACATGCCGATGAAATTTTTCTGGTAAATGCAGGCGAGGTAAAAGCTGCCGGCTCCCTGCAACATGCCCTTCACATGCTGATGCAGGAAGAACGCAAAAGCTGAATTTTTTTATTTACAAAATCCTGCAAACAGGGCGTTAAACTTTTTGTAACTGCAGGCAAGTGCAATCCATGAATTAATTTTACACGAAAAATCAGTGCAGATGAAAGGTATTTGCGGGATTTTATTGCTGTGCATGTCTGTGATCCGAATAGCTTCAGCTCAGGCTATTATTCATGAGCAGCAAACAAACAGTCTCACTGGGGGGGCGAGATTGTTCATCGAACATCAGGTGATGCCAGGCGAAACATGGTTCAGGCTTGGACAGATATATCGCCTGGATCCGGCATTGATAGCCCGTGCAAACGGCATGACTACCGACAGTGCGCTGCGTCTGTACACACAAATTAAAATTCCCCTGCTTGCAGAAAATTTCATTCAACCTCATCAGGTTCCATCTGCCGGTTATCAGCCTGTCTTTCATCAGGTAAAACCTGGCGAAACCCTTTACCATATCAGTACACTTTATCCTTCGGCCACCGTGGAAGATCTGCGTAACTGGAACCATCTCAGCGGCAATGATATCCGCAGCGGACAACTGCTGGTGGTGGGATACATGCGCTTCAACGCCGATGCTTTGCCTCTTTCATCCGCTGCATCTCACATCATGCGTAATCAGCCCTCGGTGCATGATTCCATCCGGCCTGCAAATCGCGATACTACAATTTTATTGGGGGTTATTACACCTAAACCTGCAGCACACGGACATATTCCTCCGCCATTGCCCGCAGCCCGGGAAACAACCTATTTTTCCCATGAACAACATGCTTCTTTGCCGGTCGGTGAAACAGTTGCTTCTTCGGATATGAACAGGCAAGCGGTTTCATCTGTATCCACGATTTCATCTGTAAATGCAGAAAATCAGGCAAGCCCGTTTTTGGAGGACTACCTGCAGCAATCCCGCCAGCAGGGCTGGAAACAGGTAGAGATCAGAGGTGCGGGCGGTTGGTTTTCAAGCAATATTCCCCCTTCATCCAAGAAATATTATGTGTTGTTCAACCAGGCGCCGCGCGGACAAATTATCCAGATTACCAATCCATTGAATGGCAAATCTATTTATGCAAAAGTGCTGGATGGTATCCCCAAACTGGGAGAAAATGCCAATCTTATCGTAAAGATCAGCGATGCTGCACAAAAAGATTTGGGTACCACGCAGGATAAGTTCTTCTGTATTGTGCATTATTTTGAAACGAAAAATTAACAAATAATTTTACAGTTAATCTTCTTCTCTAAGGTGTTCAAGTATTATATGTAGTAAAGTATTTTTAATGAATTTAACCATGAAAATAGACCTGGATCTGGTGGTGATAGCTGATGAGGAAACTCATACTTTTACTGCATTCTTCCAGGAATTTCCTGAGGTAATAGCCGATGGATCCACAAAGGAGGAAGCTATTTCTAATCTGCTGCATGTTTTTCCTGTTATTTAAATCAACAACGTAAAGCTTTTCAACATTCCGCAAAAAATGTGAATGTCAATACGCTTAGTTTTAAAACAACTATTGCTTGACCAAATAAGAACTTCTTACATATTTTAAAAATCAAGGCTGCCAAATAAACCCTATTGAACAGGGATCACAACCCACAATTGAGGTGATAAACCCGAAAACCGGCAGGCACATGTATTTTAATACAAATCATCCGGATAGAGCATGTGCACAAGTTTTATTGAACGAGTGTGTGTAGCTCTTGATATTGAAATACCGCGCTTATCCTGATTTCATCATGTATTATCCTCTGAATCCTTTCAGAAATTCCCGTACTGGCAGGCGCTTGCGGCCTTCCAGCTGCAGTTCGTCTACAGCTACCCAGCCATCGGCAGCAGCAAAATGCAGGTATGTTTTACCATCGGTATCCAAAGTGCCCGGAGGTAGTTCAGGCTTGGATAAAGGCAAGCAAACATGTGCGTGGAAAATGCGCAACATTTTACCATCGAGCAAAGTCCAGGCTACTGGCGAAGGGTTCATGCCCAGTATGAGCTGAACGATTTCTCTGGCAGGACGATCCCAATGAATACGGGCATCCTCTTTGTGAATTTTAGGTGCAGGGTGCAGTACCATACCCGGCTTGATGAGCTGCTGCTGAGGTATGGGCTGCAGGCGGTGGTTTACCATATCATCAATGGTTTTCACCAACAGCTCAGCTCCGATGATTTTCAGCCGGTCATGCAATTCTCCAGCTGTTTCGCCAGGCAGTATGGGCACACGTGACTGGGCCAGAATATCGCCCGTATCAATTTCGTGGGATAATTGAAAGATGGTGATGCCTGTTTCGGTTTCTCCGTTGATGACGGCCCATTGGATAGGAGCAGCGCCCCGATAATCGGGAAGCAACGAAGCATGGATGTTGATGGTGCCCATGGGAGGCAGTTTCCATAGCGCTTCTGGCATCATGCGAAAAGCCACCACCACCTGCAGGTCAGGACGAAGAGCTTGCATGTCGGCCAGAAATGTAGGATCTTTTAATTTCACCGGTTGCCAGACGGGAATATGGTATTGTTCCGCAACCAGCTTCACCGGCGATTTTGACAGGTGAAGTCCACGCCCGGCAGGTTTATCCGGTGAAGTAACCACACCAATAACTTCATGCGAAGAACGAATCAATGCTTCCAACGCTGGCACACCAAAAGCCGCAGTACCCAGAAAAACAATCCGAAGTTTTTTGTTTGACATATCCATCAGGGATAAAGCAGATATTTAGCCCGAATCTTTAAAAATTGATCCAATGCAGGTTTCCAGCTTTGCCGTATAGCTTTTTCAGACATGCCCTCCATGATTTGTTTTTGCAATTGCGCATTGCCGGCAAGCTTGGGAAAATAAGCATTGAAGAAATGACTCCGATCGGGATATAATTTATAAGCTTGTATCAGCCATTTCAGTTGCAAATGATGATCTATTTGTTTCAGCGTTTTCTCAGGCGATTGAATCAGGGAAAAACCATAGCATATCTGATTTTCATACAACGGATGCACGGCTCCTGGCTGACTTTGGGGCGTGAATCGAAAATCCCGATGCGGGAAATCTGGATGACCGAATACTTCAAAAGGATGATCGGTACCACGTCCTACGCTGATCACGGTGCCTTCAAACAAACATAGAGATGGATACAGATAAACTGCATTCATGGTTCGCAGATTGGGTGAGGGTGGCACCGGCAGTTGATACAAACTGTCGTGCGTGTAATGCAGACATGGGATCACCGTCAGCGCACAGGTATCATGATGAGTCAGCCAACCTTCCCCGTTCAGCATACGGGCGTATTCACCTGCAGTCATGCCATACACGATGGGTATGGGCTGCATGCCTACAAATGAGCGATAGGTTGTGTCAAGCACGGGACCATCCACATAAAAACCATTTGGATTGGGACGATCCAGCACAATGAGCTGGAGACGATGTTCAGCTGCAGCTTCCATCAGATACTGCAGCGAAGAAATATAGGTATAAAACCGTACGCCTACATCCTGAATATCATACACAAGAATATCTACGTCCTGCAGATCTGCTGCCGATGGCTTGTAATGGCCGGCTCCATACAACGAAATCACAGGTAATCCGGTTACGGAATCCGTAGTGTTTTGCACCTGCTCACCAGCAGAAACCATACCTCTGAAACCATGTTCCGGACTAAAAATTTTAACGATATGTACATCATGCTTCAGCAGGGTATCCACCAAATTCCGGCCTGCTACTACGGATGTTTGGTTCACCAGCAGTGCTACCCGTTTGTTTTTAAGCAGAGGCAGATATTGATCCATGCGTTCTGCACCGGTAACAATTCGTTGACCCTGAGCGGTTCCCGCCAACAAATGGATCCAGATCATCAACCAGAGAAAATGCTTTCTTGTATACATGTGCATGTATGTTTTCAAACACAACCATTTCATTAAAGAAAAACAAAAAAACAGAGAATTGATTGCAAAAAGAAAATTTTTTTCAGCCCCCCTTTTTGTCCCGCTGTTTTTTGCTATCTTGCCTCATATTGATCACATTTTTAATTACACACACATGAACAAATTTGTTAAAAAAGGAGACACAGTGAAAGTGCATTACCATGGAAAATTATCCAATGGTTTTACGTTTGATTCCTCTGAAGGACGTGAACCATTTGAATTTGAAGTAGGTGCGGGCACTGTCATCAAAGGATTTGATGATGCCGTGCTCAACATGCAGGTTGGAGAAAAGAAAACGGTGAATATTCCCAAAGAATATGCCTATGGTGAACGGGATGAAAATCTGGTGGTGAACTTTCCACGCAGTCAGTTTCCATCCGATCTGCATCCGGAAGTAGGTATGGAATTGCAGATGAGCAACGATGCCGGACAGGTATTTCCTGTGATTGTACAGGAAGTGACGGAAGAATATGTTACGCTGGATGCCAATCACCCGCTGGCAGGTGAGGATCTGGTATTTGAAATTGAGCTGGTAGAAATTCTGTAATTGATTTTTTTTGACCTTGATGCCGGCTATGAAGCTTATGGCAACATGCTGGCATCAGGGTTTTTTGTTACCTGAGTGCGGTCGATTACCGCAACAGTAAGCCGGCTGACGCTTACCAGTTTGTTTCTGTCATCGCTGATGCGGATATCCCATACCTGAGTGGTTTTGCCGATATGCAGCGGCCGGGCTATTCCATGTACACGTCCTTCGCGGACAGGGCGAATATGGTTCAGGTTGATTTCCATACCCACGCAGGCCTTTTCTTCAGGATTTACTACCAATGCTGCCGCTACGCTCCCCAATGTTTCGGCCAGTGTTGCCGATGCGCCACCATGCAGCAAACCGTAAGGCTGGCGGGTTTTTTCATTGACCGGCATCATGGCTTTTAAATAATCAGGACCAATTTCCGTGAAGATTATGCCCAGATGCTCGCTCATCGTGTTTTTTGACAACTCGTGCAGCGTGTCCAGATTTATATCTAATGAATACCAGATGGGATGCATGAAACAAAAATTATATCAGCAAGATAAATAAAAACAATCTTAAGTCCTCCAAGCAACCGCTTGCTGACGTGCTTCACCAAGTCCTTCGATACCATAGGCAATGATATCGCCGGGTTTTAGGAATTTTTGCGGATGTTTGCCCATGCCCACACCAGCCGGCGTGCCGGTTGATATGATATCGCCCGGAAAAAGCGTCATCACCTTGCTCAGGTAATGAATGAGGAAGGGAATCTTAAAAATCATTTCCCGTGTATAGCTATTTTGCTGCATTTCATCATTGACACTCAGCCAGAGATGCAACTGATGCGGATCTGCAATCTCATCGGCAGTAACCAGCCAGGGACCGAGCGGAGCAAAGCTGTCAAAACTTTTGCCTTTGGTCCATTGTCCGGTATCTTCCAGTTGAAAATATCTTTCACTGTAATCATTCATCATGGCATAACCGGCTACGTATTGCATGGCAGCAGATTCCGGTATATGCGAAGCTTTTCTGCCAATCACAATAGCCAGCTCCACTTCCCAATCGGTTTTGACACTGCCTTCGGGAATGATCAGCGGATCGCTTACACCACATAAAGCTGAAGGAGCTTTGAGGAAAATTACAGGCGAGGATGGAATTTTGGCGCCCGTTTCGCGGGCATGATCCGCATAATTCAGCCCTATGCAAATGATCTTAGATGGGCTTTTTACACAGGGACCTATGCGGGATGAAGATGAGATTTCAGGACATTCAGACAGATGTGATTGTAGCCAGTTTTGCAAACGTACCATACCATCTGTTTCAAAAAATGATTCATCATAATCTTATCCGAATGCTGAAACATCCAGCCAGTGGCCATCTTGCCAGACTGCTGGCTTTTCATTTCCTGCGGAGCCTAAGCGACATAACTTCATGGCCTGCTGGTTTTGATTCTTGAGTTACAGATAAATGTTTTTAAGGTTTTGACATGATGGGGTTGCGGAATGATCGGTTCCCTGCAGAAGCAAATTTCAGCACAAGAATCTGATCAACCGGATTGACTCGAGATGGATCGAGATAAATGAAAATGCCTTCAGCCTGTTGTTTGAAACGAATAGGCTGATGATGATCAAAATCTTCTGCAGATAGCAAGCGTTGTGAAACATCGGGAATAAACAGGATTCCGTTTTCGGGCACATCCAGGATATGCAGGTACTGTACGCCATTGGCCTGTGTGCTTACGCCCCAGGGCTGGGGAGGAATAATACCTGCACGGGTGTTGTAAATGGTATTGCCATAGGTTTGCATCCATTTGCCTACGGCAAGCAGGGTATCTACAAATTCCTGCTGGATGCGCCCATCAGGCATAGGTCCTACGTTCAGCAACAGATTGGCGTTGCGACCTGCATCATTGACCAGCAGGTGAATGATTTGTTTGACAGATTTGAAATGATGATCGGCAAGTGTAAATCCCCAGCTGTTGTTCATCGTTTCACAGGATTCCAGAGGAAGCGTTTTGCTCACCCCGCCAGTATTCCAGCCATGTGAATTGCCTCCCGGCAAATCTTTTTCAAACTCCTGAAAATCCTGACCTGGTTCAGGATCATGATGATGATTGTTTACAATCAAAGCCTGTGGCTGCAAACGATGGATCAGGGCATAAATTTCATCCAGATGCCAGTTGGCATCCGGTCTTTCCCATTCCCCATCAAACCAGATACCACCAATGGGCCCGTATTGAGTGAGCAATTCAGTGAGCTGGGTTTTCATGAACTGGATATAATGATCCCAGTCGGCATGCAAAGGTTTGCCATCCACAATGGGTTGTCCAAAGCCATAGTCGGGCCTACCCCAATCGAGCAGTGAATAATAGAAGAACAATTTGATTCCCTGCTTGTGGCATTCTTCAGCCAGGTCCTTCAGCGGATCATGATGCCAAGGCGTGGCGTCCACCACATTGTAGGGTGAAGCTTTGGTGGCAAACATGCTGAAGCCATCGTGATGCCGGGAAGTGATGGTAATGTATTTCACACCGGCAGCCTTTGCCAGCGCTACCCATTGTTTGGCATCAAAGGCATAAGGATAAAACAAACCGGCAAGCCTGCTGTAATCCTGATACGAGATATGTTCATTATGCATGACCCATTCACCATCACCCAGGATGCTATAAATGCCCCAGTGGATAAACATGCCAAAGCGGCGGTTCTGAAAATCTTCCCGGGCCTGCAGGTTTTCAGGTGAAGGCACGTAATTAGCCTGTGCATGCAAATGAAAGGGGAGCAGTCCGGAATACATGCAGGCGAGAAAAATTGTGATGACAGCTTTTTTCATGGTAGTGGGTATTGAGGATCATGTATTAATTGTTCAGTTTAATAAAACCTCCGTCAATGGGATAATCACAACCTGTGATAAAGGAAGCTTCATCGCTGCACAGGTACAATGCTAGCCAGGCAACTTCTTCCGGTGTAGCCATCCGGCCGATAGGTTGGGTAGCTGATAGTTTTTCAAACATTTCTTTTTCCCGGCCAGGATAATTTTTTTGCAGAAAACCATCTACAAAAGGTGTATGCACACGGGCGGGAGATATGCTGTTGCAGCGGATATGATCGTGGATGTAATCCTTTGCTACGGAAAGCGTCATGGCATAAACAGCACCTTTGGTCATACTATAGGCAAATCGATCGGGCAATCCGACATGAGCAGCAATGGACGCGAGGTTGAGGATTACACCTTGCTGTTGCTGTTTCATGACGGGCAACGCGGCCTGCATGCAAAGGAATGTACCTTTTACATTTACAGCAAAAACCCGATCAAAATCGGCTTCAGTGGTATTTTCCAAACGGCCGATATGTGAAATACCCGCACTGTTCACCAATATGTGAATGCCTCCACGCTCCGTGCAGATGCGTTTTACCAGCTGCTGAACGGCCGCTGCATTTGTTACATCAGCCTGATAGACAAAAGCCTGATGGCCGGCATCGCTGATTTCCTGCGCCACAAGTTGGGCCTGAGTTTCCTGAATATCAACCACACAAACCTGTGCGCCCTGTTGAGCAAATACATGCGCAATGGCACGACCAATACCGCTGGCGGCACCTGTTATCATCGCAACCTTGCGATCGAGACGGAATAATTCAGCCATGGTATGATGGATATAAAAATGATTCAATCAAACGCAACATGCCTGCGATGTCAATATTATCGTTGCCATACCTGCACGTTCAGCCACCAGCGAATTACAGAATGGAAATTATGGCCGATCCCTTCAGTTTGTGTATGGATGCTAATGGTACGAATACCTTTTGCAATTGTTTTGCAGCTGTTTGGTCATTATCCGGCTACGGTTTCCTTGTGTAATTTCCGCGTGGCAAGGTATTTTCCGCTGGCATCAAAATCAAATACCTGTGCTTCACCGGTAGCAAATTCTACCTGTGAAATTTTTTCAGCAGGAATATTTTCCAGGTACATTTTCAATGCACGCAAACTGTTGCCGTGAGCCACAATCAGAATTTTTTTACCTGCCTGTACCAGCGGTGCTACATTCTGCTGATAGCAAGCTACTACGCGTTCGTAGGTATCTTTCAAACTTTCTCCATGCGGAGGTCTGTCTTCAAATCCTCTGCGCCAGCGGTGTACCTGCTCTGCACCGAACAATTGCGCTGTTTCTTCCTTGTTTTTGCCTTGCAGATCACCATAGTGCCGTTCGTTGAATGCCTGATAGCGCCTTACCAGCAAATCATCCGACACAATGTGGGGTGCTTCAAGCAACATATTCATTAAAGTTTCCCAGCTACGCTTCAATGCCGAAGTAATGGCTATATCAAACACAAAACCATGTTGAGCCAGCAATTGTCCCACGCGACGGGCTTCGGCAACACCGTTTTCCGATAAGGAACAATCGATCCAACCTGTAAACAGATTTTTCTGGTTGTACACCGACTCGCCATGCCGAACCATCACCAGGCAGGCATTTCCGGAGTGAGAAGCATTTGAAGAAGAACTCATATTTCTACGTTTTTGTTTTGCAAAGTAAACATATCTCGCGGAAACGCTACATATTTATGAAGCTTCCAGCAGATAGGATTTGAAAGTTTCAAAATCATTTTTCATCCGGATAGCCCGGCCGGGTTGTTGCATGATTTGCTGAACAGCTGCCGGAAGTGGAGGCCAGCAGGGAAGAGCACGGATATCTTCTGGGTAAATATTTGCAAACTTTCCCGGATGAGCTGTTGCCAGAAAAACTCCGGGTGATGCGGATGAATGATCCTGAAAATACGCGTTCAGTCCGAGGCTTGCCACAGCGGTATGCGGACAAACAATGTAGTGTGCTGTTTCAGCCACGCGACGGATTTCGGCAAGGGTTTGTTGATCATTAAACGCATAACCAAAAATCCATTTGCGCATCAGCTCTACATCATGCCGGAAAAGCCAGGTCAGCCGCTGGAAATTGCTGGGGTTGCCCACATCCATGGCGTTCGACAGGGTAGGTATGGACGGACGGGGCGTGAAAATACCCGTGTGCAAATATTGCGGTACCTCATCATTCACGTTGGTAGAAGCTACAAAAGCCTTTACCGGTAATCCCATGCGTTGGGCAAATACGCCAGCTGTGAGATTGCCGAAATTTCCACTGGGCACGGAAAACACAGGCGGCTCCGTGATTCCCATGCGCCGAAGCTGAGCCCAGGCATGTGCATAATAAAAACTCTGCGGAATGAGGCGGGCAATATTGATGGAATTGGCTGAAGCCAACACATACCGCGCATTCAGTTCCTGATCCAGAAAGGCCTGTTTTACCAGATGCTGACAATCATCAAAGCTGCCTTCAATTTCCAGGGTATGTATGTTTTCATTAAGTGTAGTGAGCTGTTTTTCCTGCAAAGCACTTACTTTTCCAGAAGGGAAA from Thermoflavifilum aggregans encodes the following:
- the thrC gene encoding threonine synthase, whose protein sequence is MPMKLYSTRNPKHVVDLETALFQSLPPDNGLYMPDHLPALSPEQWEEIISCSFPDIAFRMAKAFLHEDVEDAALHRIVEDAFNFPVPLVQLGEKRFVLELFHGPSLAFKDMGARFMSRLMAYFLEKHQREIHILVATSGDTGGAVALGFHRVPGIRVTILFPSGKVSALQEKQLTTLNENIHTLEIEGSFDDCQHLVKQAFLDQELNARYVLASANSINIARLIPQSFYYAHAWAQLRRMGITEPPVFSVPSGNFGNLTAGVFAQRMGLPVKAFVASTNVNDEVPQYLHTGIFTPRPSIPTLSNAMDVGNPSNFQRLTWLFRHDVELMRKWIFGYAFNDQQTLAEIRRVAETAHYIVCPHTAVASLGLNAYFQDHSSASPGVFLATAHPGKFANIYPEDIRALPCWPPLPAAVQQIMQQPGRAIRMKNDFETFKSYLLEAS